A single window of Plasmodium malariae genome assembly, chromosome: 8 DNA harbors:
- the PmUG01_08041100 gene encoding zinc finger protein, putative, which yields MDIRSKIINSMILSLKRCKNKNKYVLLLNELLSLFSQHAEKSLRLCLRSKIKKYTLVKKNSLTKNYASYINTLRISRNTCWTGKDSCFSDDLSTIRTKKNKKDLEEHSIMILNKNKNKKTPIHFFLVCGNKKKYIVFKNFCSCFYFKEKVLCNHSDILCKHLLSVLLAECFKTYKNIFLESNLFFEWYIKKLNF from the exons ATGGACATTCGTtcgaaaattattaattctatgatactttcattaaaaagatgcaagaataaaaataaat ACGTATTGTTACTAAATGAATTactttcccttttttctCAACACGCTGAAAAGAGTTTAAGATTATGCTTGAGgtctaaaattaaaaagtataccttagtaaaaaaaaatagtttaacgaaaaattatgcatcatatataaacaccCTGAGAATAAGTAGGAATACATGTTGGACGGGGAAAGACTCATGTTTTAGTGATGACCTTAGTACTATCAGAACAAAGAAGAATAAGAAGGATTTAGAAGAACATTCAATAATGATTTTGaacaagaataaaaataaaaaaacacccatacatttttttctagtttgtggaaataaaaaaaagtacattgtatttaagaatttttgttcttgtttttattttaaggaAAAAGTTTTATGCAATCATAGTGATATATTATGTAAGCATCTTTTATCCGTTCTATTGGCAGAATGTTTCAAAACTTAtaagaacatttttttagaatcgaacttattttttgaatggtacattaaaaaattgaactTTTGA
- the CTRP gene encoding circumsporozoite-and TRAP-related protein, putative: MNKAFVFILCYFALFLHSNTVRTTRSHDESPNKYVKLTRKSNVQAQNEDKVEKKKKLIKQSFLQFNILANSPPPPCVGDDDCFCKNFYDLTLILDESASIGIKNWKNYVIPFTDKIIKDLHISENEVHVGILLFSSKNRDYITFNEDARYKKDDILNKVDKLKTNYGNGSGTKILEALKYSMQNYSKHIKGRSDAPKVTILFTDGNDTRAKDTELFNMGLSYRKEHVKLLVLGVAAAKDKNLKLIAGCDKNSSCPYSMKAEWETINDITKKLTSKICHAEPEPEPETEPEPAQPNTPCQGDACFCEDYYDLTLIIDESGSITENKWKKDVIPFAEQVVNNLNISKDKVHVGIIRFSINVRTDVSYDQETRYMKKDIINVVKGLTDKYGRGSGTRIVETLEFSLKNFTKHPNSRPNAPKVTILFTDGNETSKNMKDIGNMGLLYKKENVKLIVVGVYQATLANLKLLAGCQENEYCPQVMKLSWEELTRITKVLTDKICDIDTGETPGSSESNPGSPESNPGSPESNPGSPEGNPSSPEGNPSSPEGNPSSPEGNPSSPEGNPSSPEGNPSSPEGNPSSPESNPGSPESNPSSPEGNPSSPEGNPSSPESNPGSPGSAEPEHLPCSDFKDCYCKDFYDLTFLLDESASIGDFRWSHEVVPFAKEMVRSLNVGYNTVHVGVMLFSDHSRDIVRFSDKARYEKGNLMQKIEDLKRNYKNGKKTFMVQSLDYALRYFMKISNRTKAPKITMLFTDGNDSSESDELLHHIGLLYRKEKVKLLVLGVSMANENKLKILVGCPQNNEICPFIIRAEWGQLNVMSNVFVKKICDTGSVVVPPPEVDKPEPTPSNPCSGNDCLCENIYDLTLILDESASIGYDNWKNQVFPFVVKIIDNLDVSDSKVHVGIMLFAKNMRDFVKFSDEASSNKNTLTQKVQELKSSYKAGSYTYIVEALEYGLEKYAKYIKDEKNSRLYVPKVTMLFTDGNNSKSGDTILSDVSALYKKENVKLLVIGVGRALMNNLRLLAGCHKTNGDCPSAIKTDWDNIKNISKGMVDKICDTESPIDETEAPPSISPPQCIGNECFCKDYFDLTFIGVPSTTRAKNYKSGNDFKDYAKNIINIFHIGEQHVHVALSIYLGSKSINTNFDDTKAYNKGDLLNALENGIDDWYTNNKTNITNALELGLKQSFGNGNREKAPKVAVLLTNSNNDISEQGTLKNMSKNYADKKVKLLIVALESLPKEILYIAGGCNVDTNDCPNVFITSLLSSDINNTVESFVGKNICDIDTDGTQVPPDFSCSDESCEECDDDVCDSNSICKKSLDIAIVLDQSVNISKEQWNRYVKPFATQIVKQNYLSKYRTHVTVVKMKKKVKQEWSLDKKISYKKNKIISKINKLLISHSSKKDIADNLKYLREKVFSNAPTYKRKLIIMLVEGKSNTDLNELRKEMSLLRINKIDLFVYAIDTIDEKEYQILGDCEKASTLSKCKNIIKVSWENLLSASEVEGSHICNQYPEDAECSEWGDWSPCPDNNTCNINHAFSKRERKGPSYTLKEEGFLGDQYGSSCMDLSSIEYKKCPVKEECNDLCGDFGEWSPCNATCGDGIRIRRRDTSSDSDECKKFNSTELEACNVQNCDSTGTITTDVCEDIGEWGEWSSCSKTCGYSIRSRTFTILPEDIDEQHEHCKTFEKIETEVCSVPRCEDEKCFDWSEWTEWSATCGPRKRVQRAHVIVGNGNSNTRGGGGVTNANSRSIEYRKELDECEGHYYYQDKVEHDEGTPCTNNPCGDWTEWSECDRTCNVGMRIRHFVSNVLYFDGEEKDSCLEYYNKVETEPCLNLPLCDGGECNDWETWVDCKKEERSERSPSGWMPSESLSSTSLATTSSCHIPNKRILTRKLDLLKNIKNSELVSPFCNDYKLFREEECPAPSDQCIDALCNEWEEWGNCSATCGIESFRSRRRREPLELIPPSQDMNGNIGLTCEQQNIKVEETEMCDVPACASVDVGGGSNGSSGGGKDKNDANKNEGLGTGEKVSLAAGIIGLLALTAGGLIYGYNALNGGEAPHSSNMEFENVENNEGSNEQENEDFEVVDANDPMWN, translated from the coding sequence ATGAACAAAGCATTTGTATTCATATTATGTTATTTCGCTCTTTTTCTGCATTCGAACACGGTAAGAACAACGCGCAGTCATGATGAATCAcctaataaatatgtaaaattaacaaGAAAGTCCAATGTACAAGCACAGAATGAAGATAAAGtcgagaaaaagaaaaaattaataaaacaatcTTTTCTTCAATTTAATATTCTAGCAAACAGTCCACCTCCACCATGTGTAGGTGATGATGACTGCTTttgcaaaaatttttacgATTTAACTTTAATTTTAGATGAATCTGCAAGCATAGGAATTAAAAATTGGAAGAATTACGTCATACCGTTTAcagataaaattataaaggaTTTACATATTAGTGAAAATGAAGTGCACGTAGgcattttgttattttcttCCAAAAATAGAgattatataacatttaacGAAGATGCACGttataaaaaagatgatattttaaacaaaGTAGATAAactaaaaacaaattatggTAATGGCAGTGgtacaaaaattttagaagCTTTAAAGTACTCTATGCAAAATTATTCGAAGCACATAAAAGGAAGATCGGATGCACCTAAAGTAACAATACTATTTACTGATGGTAACGATACTAGAGCAAAAGATACAGAGCTCTTTAATATGGGCTTATCCTATCGAAAAGAGcatgtaaaattattagttCTTGGTGTCGCAGCAGcgaaagataaaaatttaaaattaattgcTGGGTGTGATAAAAATTCCAGTTGTCCTTATTCTATGAAAGCTGAATGGGAAACCATAAAcgatataacaaaaaaactGACTTCTAAAATATGTCATGCAGAGCCAGAACCAGAGCCAGAGACTGAACCCGAGCCCGCACAACCAAACACCCCTTGTCAAGGTGATGCTTGCTTTTGTGAGGATTATTATGATTTAACTTTAATTATAGATGAATCAGGAAGTATAACAgaaaataaatggaaaaaagatGTTATTCCATTTGCAGAACAAgttgtaaataatttaaatataagtaaagATAAAGTACATGTAGGAATTATTCGTTTTTCCATAAACGTAAGAACAGATGTTAGTTATGATCAAGAAACAAGATACATGAAAAAAGACATAATAAATGTAGTTAAAGGGTTAACAGACAAGTATGGAAGAGGATCAGGTACACGTATTGTCGAAACTTTGGAATTTTCTCTAAAAAATTTCACAAAACATCCAAACAGTAGACCAAATGCACCCAAAGTGACGATACTATTTACGGATGGCAATGAAACttctaaaaatatgaaagatATAGGTAATATGGGATTGTTATATAAgaaagaaaatgtaaaactAATAGTAGTAGGAGTTTATCAAGCTACTCTagcaaatttaaaattattagcTGGTTGTCAAGAAAATGAATATTGTCCACAAGTTATGAAATTAAGCTGGGAAGAATTAACTAGGATAACGAAAGTGCTTACAGATAAAATATGTGATATCGATACAGGAGAAACTCCAGGATCGTCCGAAAGTAATCCAGGTTCGCCAGAGAGCAATCCAGGTTCGCCAGAGAGCAATCCAGGTTCTCCAGAAGGTAATCCAAGTTCTCCAGAAGGTAATCCAAGTTCTCCAGAAGGTAATCCAAGTTCTCCAGAAGGTAATCCAAGTTCTCCAGAAGGTAATCCAAGTTCACCAGAAGGTAATCCAAGTTCACCAGAAGGTAATCCAAGTTCTCCAGAGAGCAATCCAGGTTCTCCAGAAAGTAATCCAAGTTCACCAGAAGGTAATCCAAGTTCACCAGAAGGTAATCCAAGTTCTCCAGAAAGCAACCCCGGTTCTCCAGGAAGCGCAGAGCCAGAACATTTGCCTTGTTCAGACTTCAAAGACTGCTACTGTAAAGATTTTTATGACCTAACTTTCCTCTTAGACGAATCAGCAAGTATTGGCGATTTTAGATGGTCTCACGAAGTAGTTCCATTTGCGAAGGAAATGGTACGATCTTTAAATGTAGGCTATAATACAGTACATGTTGGAGTTATGCTTTTTTCAGATCATAGTAGAGATATTGTTAGATTTTCTGACAAAGCAAGATATGAAAAAGGGAACTTAATGCAAAAAATAGaagatttaaaaagaaattacaaaaaCGGAAAGAAAACATTTATGGTTCAAAGTCTAGATTATGCATTAAGATATTTCATGAAAATTTCAAATAGAACTAAGGCACCTAAAATTACAATGCTATTTACGGATGGTAATGATTCTAGTGAATCAGATGAGCTATTACATCATATCGgattattatatagaaaagaaaaagtaaaattattagtATTAGGAGTCTCAATGGCTAATGAAAATAAGTTGAAAATCTTAGTCGGATGTCcacaaaataatgaaatttgtccttttattattaggGCTGAATGGGGTCAATTAAATGTCATGTCAAATGTATTTGTTAAGAAAATATGTGATACAGGGTCAGTAGTAGTACCACCACCAGAAGTTGATAAGCCTGAACCAACACCATCTAATCCATGTAGCGGAAATGATTGCCTttgtgaaaatatatatgatttaacTTTAATTTTGGATGAATCCGCAAGCATAGGTTACGATAATTGGAAAAATCAAGTATTCCCATTtgttgtaaaaattattgacAATTTAGATGTTTCTGATAGCAAGGTGCATGTTGGAATTATGCTATTCGCTAAAAATATGAGAgattttgttaaattttcTGATGAAGCAAGTTCTAATAAGAACACGTTAACACAGAAAGTTCAAGAACTAAAAAGCTCTTATAAGGCGGGaagttatacatatatagtagAAGCACTAGAATACGGATTAGAAAAATACGcaaaatacataaaagatgaaaaaaatagtaggTTATATGTGCCTAAAGTAACCATGTTATTTACTGATGGTAATAACAGTAAATCTGGTGATACAATTTTGTCAGATGTAAGTGCATTGTATAAgaaagaaaatgtaaaattgttGGTGATAGGTGTTGGTAGAGCTCTCATGAATAATTTAAGATTACTGGCTGGATGTCATAAAACAAATGGAGATTGCCCATCTGCTATAAAAACGGATTGggacaatataaaaaatatatccaaAGGAATGGTTGATAAAATATGTGATACAGAGAGTCCTATAGATGAAACTGAAGCTCCCCCTTCCATTTCACCCCCTCAGTGTATAGGAAATGAATGTTTTTGTAAAGATTACTTCGATTTAACGTTTATTGGAGTACCATCAACAACAAGggcaaaaaattataaaagcgGAAATGATTTTAAGGATTAtgctaaaaatataattaacattttCCATATAGGTGAACAACATGTTCATGTAGCACTTTCCATATATTTAGGATCAAAAAGTATTAACACTAATTTTGATGATACAAAAGCATATAATAAAGGGGATTTACTAAACGCTTTAGAAAATGGTATAGATGATTGGTATACCAATAATAAAACGAACATTACAAATGCGTTAGAACTAGGATTAAAACAGTCTTTTGGAAATGGGAATAGAGAAAAAGCTCCTAAAGTTGCTGTATTACTCacaaatagtaataatgatatatctGAACAAggaacattaaaaaatatgtcaaaaaattatgcagataaaaaagtgaaattattaatagtagCATTGGAAAGCTTAcctaaagaaatattatacattgCAGGTGGATGCAATGTAGATACGAATGACTGTCCAAATGTGTTTATTACATCTCTTCTTTCATctgatataaataatactgtCGAATCTTTTGTAGGAAAAAACATTTGTGATATAGACACTGATGGTACACAAGTTCCACCAGATTTCTCCTGTTCGGATGAATCATGTGAAGAATGTGATGATGATGTATGTGATAGTAATtctatatgtaaaaaatctTTAGATATAGCTATTGTCTTAGATCAATCGGTAAACATTAGTAAAGAACAATGGAATAGGTATGTAAAGCCTTTTGCTACACAAATagttaaacaaaattatttgtcCAAATATAGAACGCATGTAACTGtagtaaaaatgaaaaaaaaagttaagcAAGAATGGAgtttagataaaaaaataagttacaaaaaaaataaaattatcagtaaaataaacaaactaCTGATATCACACTCaagtaaaaaagatatagcagataatttaaaatatctgAGGGAAAAGGTATTCAGTAATGCACCAACATATAAAAGGAAACTAATCATAATGTTAGTTGAAGGAAAATCAAACACGGATTTGAATGAATTAAGAAAAGAAATGTCcttattaagaataaataaaatagatcTATTTGTATATGCAATAGATACTATCGATGAGAAGGAATATCAAATTCTTGGGGATTGTGAAAAAGCATCTACCTTGTCCAAGTGtaagaatataattaaagTATCTTGGGAAAATTTACTATCTGCTTCAGAAGTAGAGGGCAGCCATATATGTAATCAATACCCTGAAGATGCAGAATGTTCTGAATGGGGTGACTGGAGTCCATGTCCTGATAATAATACATGTAATATCAATCATGCTTTTAgtaaaagagaaagaaagGGACCATCATATACATTAAAAGAAGAAGGATTTCTTGGAGATCAATACGGTAGTTCATGTATGGACTTGAGTTCtattgaatataaaaaatgccCTGTAAAAGAAGAGTGCAATGATTTGTGTGGAGATTTTGGGGAATGGAGTCCATGTAATGCTACCTGTGGAGATGGTATAAGAATAAGACGTAGAGATACCTCTTCAGATAGTGACGagtgtaaaaaatttaattcaaCTGAATTAGAAGCATGTAATGTTCAAAACTGTGATTCCACTGGTACAATTACGACAGATGTATGTGAGGACATTGGCGAATGGGGAGAATGGTCTTCTTGTTCGAAGACATGTGGATATTCTATTAGATCAAGGACTTTTACAATTTTACCAGAGGACATTGATGAGCAACATGAACATTGCAAAACGTTTGAAAAGATAGAAACAGAAGTATGTTCAGTGCCTAGATGCGAAGATGAAAAATGTTTTGACTGGTCAGAATGGACCGAGTGGTCAGCAACATGTGGGCCTAGAAAAAGGGTTCAAAGAGCTCATGTAATTGTAGGGAATGGTAACAGTAACACCAGAGGTGGTGGAGGAGTCACTAATGCAAATAGTCGTAGTATCGAATATAGAAAAGAACTAGATGAATGCGAAGGCCATTATTACTATCAAGATAAGGTTGAACATGATGAGGGTACCCCATGCACGAACAATCCATGCGGTGATTGGACAGAATGGTCAGAATGTGATCGAACATGTAATGTTGGAATGAGAATAAGACATTTTGTTTCTAATGTGCTTTATTTTGATGGAGAGGAAAAAGATTCGTGTTTAGAATACTACAATAAAGTAGAGACGGAACCTTGTTTGAATTTACCCCTGTGTGACGGTGGGGAGTGCAATGACTGGGAAACGTGGGTGGATTGCAAAAAGGAGGAACGATCGGAGCGATCCCCATCTGGATGGATGCCATCTGAATCACTGTCCTCTACATCGTTAGCGACGACATCATCTTGTCATATTccaaataaaagaatactTACGAGAAAACTAGATTTactgaaaaatataaaaaatagtgaaTTAGTATCTCCATTTTGTAACGATTACAAATTATTTAGAGAAGAGGAATGTCCTGCACCCAGTGATCAATGCATTGATGCTTTATGTAATGAATGGGAAGAGTGGGGAAATTGTTCAGCAACATGTGGAATAGAATCATTCAGATCAAGAAGAAGGAGAGAACCTTTAGAATTGATACCCCCATCACAAGATATGAACGGGAATATTGGTTTAACCTGTGAACAGCAGAATATAAAAGTTGAAGAGACGGAAATGTGCGATGTTCCAGCTTGCGCGTCAGTTGACGTGGGTGGTGGGAGCAACGGAAGTAGCGGCGGGGGAAAGGATAAAAATGATGCAAATAAAAACGAAGGTTTAGGAACAGGTGAAAAGGTTTCCCTAGCAGCAGGTATAATCGGACTATTAGCCCTAACAGCTGGAGGATTAATATATGGGTATAATGCTTTAAATGGGGGAGAGGCACCACATAGTTCTAATATGGAGTTTGAAAATgttgaaaataatgaaggtTCAAATGAACAAGAAAATGAAGATTTTGAAGTTGTTGACGCGAATGACCCGATGTGGAATTAG
- the eIF4E gene encoding eukaryotic translation initiation factor 4E, putative encodes MKYLTFNKSSKDAFDLNEKLGATKIDLSNPLLLQYTWVIWEQVSDNKIKQSNNYKDYTRPLAKFNSVQKFWQLWNRLPQPSDLLTQRCMKRLSDDGELRIVDALMIFRDNIQPMWEDPANCGGGHFEYKILPKDFPYSQIDEFWNNLVLAIVGCSLKYYNLITGIRLVDKLSVSRFGHIRIEIWYTTITEDTTLSNLRKDLEEHMCNRIDGNHVFPPRARNLSHAHK; translated from the coding sequence atgaagtacttaacatttaataaaagtagTAAAGACGCATTTGACTTAAATGAAAAGTTAGGAGCAACTAAAATTGATTTATCGAACCCACTGTTATTACAGTATACTTGGGTAATATGGGAACAAGTCTcagataataaaattaaacaaagtaataattataaggaTTATACAAGACCTTTAGCAAAATTTAATAGTGTTCAAAAGTTTTGGCAGCTATGGAATAGATTACCTCAACCAAGTGATTTACTTACTCAAAGATGTATGAAAAGATTATCAGATGATGGGGAATTACGTATTGTTGATGCTCTTATGATTTTTAGAGATAATATACAACCAATGTGGGAAGACCCAGCTAATTGTGGAGGTGGCCATTTTgagtataaaatattaccaAAAGATTTTCCATATAGTCAGATAGATGAATTTTGGAATAATCTTGTATTGGCAATTGTTGGTTGTAGTTTGAAATATTACAACTTAATAACAGGAATTAGATTAGTAGATAAATTAAGTGTTTCACGATTTGGTCATATAAGAATAGAAATATGGTATACTACAATAACAGAAGATACTACTCTTAGTAATTTAAGAAAAGATCTTGAAGAGCATATGTGCAATCGTATTGATGGTAATCATGTTTTTCCACCAAGAGCTAGGAATCTCAGTCACGCACACAAGTAA